CTCCTGTCCTATATAACGTCCTGAACGCCCTCCTTCGCCATCACAACTGTTCCGGTGCTCACACAACAGCTACTCCCGCAGCCACCATGGTAAGAGATAACACTCACACAATGGCTTCTCTGCAACGTTATAGTATTGAATCATATATCATTTGTGTATACTGCGGTCAGTTCATACGACTTATtagtaatttatttattaatgaaTTCCATTTTTTGTGTAAAACAGTGCTAAAGACAAGTTTACAGACTTTTTAAGTGCTTTTGGGCATTTTATCAGATGAGTGTTGAACATCAACCTAGATTTGGGTAGAAATAATTTGGTTAAGCGATAATTGAATAATTATTtcttaaattaattattttttaaaataaactTAAGGTTTATTATTTAGCACCATTAAATACAAAAGTTGTAAATGTAATTTTGTATTAATGTAATTAACGAGGTTTTGTACTCACACCAGAAGGGAAGGCTGAATGTTTTCCATAATTGTTTCCAGCGTTTCCTGACACTGACGGCGGTGCTGGCCATGATGGCTGGTGTTTGCTACGGTGGATTTCTTGGTGGTCTTGGTGGACTTGGTGGACATGGTGGTCTTGGCAAATATGGTGGCGGCTTAGGCGGATATGGCGGTGGTTTGGGCGGATATGGTGGTGGCTTGGGCGGTCTTGGTGGCTACGGTGGTTATGGAGGAGGATACGGCGGAGGATATGGTAAGCATAACGTAATTTGCCAATATTTTCCTGAACATAATAATCTCTCAGTATAGAGTATACTTAAGAGTGTGTGAACAGAGTAGTAATAACTATTTTATCACTCCACAGGAGGCCAGGGAGGACACACATTTGTGCTGAGCAAGAGCCACGGTAAGGAACCAACACTTATTTACTTGTTATACAG
This genomic window from Procambarus clarkii isolate CNS0578487 chromosome 26, FALCON_Pclarkii_2.0, whole genome shotgun sequence contains:
- the LOC123756604 gene encoding eggshell protein 1, whose translation is MRFLTLTAVLAMMAGVCYGGFLGGLGGLGGHGGLGKYGGGLGGYGGGLGGYGGGLGGLGGYGGYGGGYGGGYGGQGGHTFVLSKSHGSFGGFGHGGKFGHGGAGGFGKGGFGKFGHGGGLGGLGLGGGLGSGFGKYGGFGK